The proteins below come from a single Beutenbergia cavernae DSM 12333 genomic window:
- the ftsZ gene encoding cell division protein FtsZ, which translates to MAAPQNYLAVIKVVGIGGGGVNAVNRMIEVGLKGVEFIAINTDAQALLMSDADVKLDVGRDLTRGLGAGADPEVGKKAAEDHSEEIEDVIRGADMVFVTAGEGGGTGTGGAPVVARIARALGALTIGVVTRPFTFEGRRRGVQADNGIDILRDEVDTLIVIPNDRLLSISDRGVSVLDAFKSADQVLLSGVQGITDLITTPGLINLDFADVKSVMQGAGSALMGIGSAIGEDRAVQAAELAISSPLLEASIDGAHGVLLSIQGGSDLGLFEIHEAARLVQEAAHPEANIIFGAVIDDALGDEVRVTVIAAGFDGGTPQPRATDRGVGQIVAPSRPAVPPRIEEQPQAPEAPAPAPAATPQVERDAEPVPAPVGARQEGPSTLEVPRVFDEQPVRSRREDDLDVPDFLK; encoded by the coding sequence GTGGCAGCACCGCAGAATTACCTGGCGGTCATCAAGGTGGTCGGCATCGGCGGCGGCGGCGTCAACGCCGTGAACCGGATGATCGAGGTCGGGCTCAAGGGCGTCGAGTTCATCGCGATCAACACCGACGCGCAGGCCCTGCTCATGAGCGACGCGGACGTCAAGCTCGACGTCGGTCGCGACCTCACGCGCGGCCTCGGCGCCGGCGCTGACCCGGAGGTGGGCAAGAAGGCGGCCGAGGACCACTCCGAGGAGATCGAGGACGTCATCCGCGGCGCGGACATGGTGTTCGTCACCGCGGGCGAGGGCGGCGGCACCGGCACCGGTGGCGCGCCGGTCGTGGCCCGGATCGCCCGCGCGCTCGGCGCGCTGACGATCGGCGTGGTGACCCGCCCGTTCACGTTCGAGGGTCGCCGCCGAGGCGTCCAGGCGGACAACGGCATCGACATCCTGCGCGACGAGGTCGACACCCTCATCGTCATCCCCAACGACCGCCTGCTGTCCATCAGCGACCGGGGCGTCTCGGTGCTGGACGCGTTCAAGTCCGCGGACCAGGTGCTCCTGTCCGGCGTGCAGGGCATCACCGACCTCATCACCACACCCGGTCTCATCAACCTGGACTTCGCCGACGTGAAGTCCGTCATGCAGGGCGCGGGCAGCGCCCTCATGGGCATCGGGTCGGCCATCGGCGAGGACCGTGCGGTCCAGGCGGCCGAGCTCGCGATCTCGTCGCCCCTGCTGGAGGCGAGCATCGACGGCGCCCACGGCGTGCTCCTCTCGATCCAGGGCGGCAGCGACCTCGGGCTGTTCGAGATCCACGAGGCGGCCCGGCTCGTGCAGGAGGCGGCGCACCCGGAGGCGAACATCATCTTCGGCGCCGTCATCGACGACGCGCTCGGCGACGAGGTCCGCGTCACGGTCATCGCCGCCGGGTTCGACGGCGGCACGCCTCAGCCCCGCGCCACCGACCGCGGCGTCGGGCAGATCGTGGCGCCGTCCCGGCCCGCGGTGCCGCCGCGTATCGAGGAACAGCCCCAGGCGCCCGAGGCCCCGGCCCCGGCGCCCGCTGCGACACCGCAGGTCGAGCGCGACGCGGAGCCCGTCCCGGCTCCCGTCGGGGCACGGCAGGAGGGGCCGTCCACGCTCGAGGTGCCGCGCGTGTTCGACGAGCAGCCGGTGCGGTCGCGGCGCGAGGACGACCTGGACGTGCCCGACTTCCTCAAGTAG
- a CDS encoding cell division protein FtsQ/DivIB, translating into MRPPAAPRRPERTAPPERDTLPQRDAPSEHDAPAEQTHDAQPAVPPREPPSADADRAEEAPAESRLVRVAPRESSAPAAFGPPRVSQISDRLAERESARRRRTGLRLGVLAGVVAVLAGLGWLVLASPVLALRDDAVEVVGAGGYVDGAAVAAVAGPEVGVPLARIDLAALAEEIEQIPAVQDAGVSRSWPGGLRIEITPRTPVAVVPGDEGTLLLDAEGVVIATVPAGGETPAGLPEMTVPLDDGARQDAVAAVLEVLGALPDELRAQIVTAGARSEQSVRFELADGARVEWGSPAESALKVAVLSTLLQVGAAYYDVSAPEAPITR; encoded by the coding sequence GTGAGGCCGCCTGCCGCGCCGCGCCGCCCGGAGCGCACCGCGCCGCCGGAGCGGGACACGCTGCCGCAGCGGGACGCGCCGTCGGAGCATGACGCGCCGGCCGAGCAGACCCACGACGCGCAGCCGGCGGTGCCCCCGCGGGAGCCGCCCTCGGCCGACGCCGACCGGGCCGAGGAGGCTCCCGCGGAGTCGCGGCTCGTGCGGGTCGCACCCCGGGAGAGCTCAGCGCCCGCCGCCTTCGGACCGCCGCGGGTGAGCCAGATCTCCGACCGGCTCGCCGAGCGCGAGTCGGCGCGCCGACGGCGCACCGGGCTCCGGCTGGGCGTGCTCGCCGGCGTCGTGGCCGTGCTCGCCGGGCTGGGCTGGCTCGTCCTGGCCTCGCCCGTGCTCGCGCTGCGCGACGACGCCGTCGAGGTGGTCGGCGCGGGCGGGTACGTCGACGGCGCGGCCGTCGCCGCCGTGGCCGGACCCGAGGTCGGCGTGCCGCTCGCCCGGATCGACCTGGCGGCCCTCGCTGAGGAGATCGAGCAGATCCCGGCCGTCCAGGACGCCGGCGTCTCGAGGTCGTGGCCGGGTGGCCTGCGGATCGAGATCACGCCCCGCACGCCGGTCGCCGTCGTCCCCGGCGACGAGGGCACGCTGCTCCTCGATGCCGAGGGCGTGGTCATCGCGACGGTGCCGGCCGGCGGGGAGACGCCGGCCGGGCTCCCCGAGATGACGGTGCCGCTCGACGACGGCGCCCGGCAGGACGCCGTCGCCGCCGTGCTCGAGGTGCTCGGCGCGCTCCCGGACGAGCTGCGCGCCCAGATCGTCACCGCCGGCGCGCGGTCGGAGCAGTCGGTGCGGTTCGAGCTCGCCGACGGCGCCCGCGTGGAGTGGGGGAGCCCGGCCGAGTCGGCGCTCAAGGTGGCAGTGCTGTCGACGCTCCTGCAGGTCGGCGCCGCCTACTACGACGTGAGCGCGCCCGAGGCGCCGATCACCCGCTGA
- the murC gene encoding UDP-N-acetylmuramate--L-alanine ligase, with product MTRWHFIAIGGAGMSVVAELALAAGHVVTGSDAAESAALRRLADLGARVEVGHRAAAVEGADVVVVSSAIRGDNPELVRARELGVEVLHRSAALARIANERELVAVAGTHGKTTTSAMLAVALTEAGLDPTAAIGAVVRDWSSGARVGAGRVFVAEADESDSSFLAYAPRVAVVTNIEADHLDHYADTDALVEAFREFARRIVSGGLLVACADDPGSLELARWATAQGIRVRTYGVGGEPLDPASDHVRITDLELDATSARAEVTLVTADGLGPGPVRLRLAAPGRHTVLDAVAGWAAGLELGADAEQLAHGLARFTGTARRFETRGEAGGVRVVDDYAHNPTKVRAALEAARLAVGDGRVLVLFQPHLYSRTAAFATAFADALDAADVVVVTGIYGAREDPAPGVTSALVTQAEPPGRAARGAAPFALVPDRLAAAHEIAGRARPGDLVLTVGAGDVTELAAVILADLAGPS from the coding sequence ATGACGCGCTGGCACTTCATCGCGATCGGCGGGGCCGGGATGTCCGTCGTCGCCGAGCTCGCGCTCGCGGCCGGCCACGTCGTCACCGGGTCCGACGCCGCCGAATCCGCAGCCCTGCGCCGGCTGGCCGACCTCGGCGCGCGCGTCGAGGTCGGGCACCGCGCCGCCGCCGTCGAGGGGGCCGACGTCGTCGTCGTGAGCTCCGCGATCCGTGGCGACAACCCCGAGCTGGTGCGGGCACGCGAGCTCGGCGTCGAGGTGCTGCACCGATCGGCGGCGCTCGCCCGGATCGCGAACGAACGCGAGCTCGTCGCCGTCGCCGGGACGCACGGCAAGACGACGACGTCGGCGATGCTCGCCGTCGCGCTCACGGAAGCTGGTCTCGACCCCACCGCCGCGATCGGGGCGGTGGTGCGCGACTGGTCCTCCGGAGCGCGCGTGGGGGCGGGGCGCGTGTTCGTGGCCGAGGCCGACGAGTCCGACTCCTCGTTCCTCGCCTACGCCCCGCGGGTCGCCGTCGTCACCAACATCGAGGCCGATCACCTGGACCACTACGCGGACACCGATGCCCTCGTCGAGGCGTTCCGGGAGTTCGCCCGTCGGATCGTGTCCGGCGGGCTGCTCGTGGCGTGCGCCGACGACCCCGGCTCGCTCGAGCTCGCGCGCTGGGCGACGGCGCAGGGCATCCGCGTGCGGACCTACGGCGTCGGCGGGGAGCCGCTCGACCCCGCGAGCGACCACGTGCGGATCACCGACCTCGAGCTGGACGCGACGTCGGCGCGCGCCGAGGTGACGCTCGTGACAGCCGACGGGCTCGGCCCCGGGCCCGTGCGTCTCCGCCTCGCGGCACCGGGGCGGCACACGGTGCTCGACGCCGTCGCCGGGTGGGCGGCGGGCCTCGAGCTCGGCGCCGACGCCGAGCAGCTCGCCCATGGCCTCGCCCGCTTCACCGGGACGGCGCGCCGTTTCGAGACCAGGGGCGAGGCCGGCGGCGTGCGCGTCGTCGACGACTACGCCCACAACCCCACGAAGGTGCGAGCCGCGCTCGAGGCCGCGCGGCTCGCGGTGGGCGACGGCCGCGTGCTCGTGCTGTTCCAGCCGCACCTGTACTCGCGGACCGCCGCGTTCGCCACAGCGTTCGCCGACGCGCTCGACGCCGCCGACGTCGTCGTCGTCACCGGCATCTACGGGGCGCGCGAGGATCCCGCGCCGGGCGTCACGAGCGCGCTCGTCACCCAGGCGGAGCCGCCCGGGCGCGCGGCGCGCGGCGCCGCCCCGTTCGCCCTCGTGCCGGATCGGCTGGCCGCCGCTCACGAGATCGCCGGCCGGGCGCGGCCGGGCGACCTCGTGCTGACGGTCGGGGCGGGGGACGTCACCGAGCTCGCCGCGGTCATCCTCGCCGACCTGGCGGGTCCCTCGTGA
- a CDS encoding UDP-N-acetylglucosamine--N-acetylmuramyl-(pentapeptide) pyrophosphoryl-undecaprenol N-acetylglucosamine transferase: MNPLLALADELRARDAETRVAVLGTSSGLEARLVPDRGYELVTIERVPFPRRPDADLVRFPGRYRRAVREAGAAIAAIEADVVVGFGGYVATPAYSAARRAHVPAVVHEQNARPGLANRLGARHAAAVAVTFPGTPLHARRGSTTVTGLPLRPEVASLVAARGQVDAALAARRAGAQELGLDPARTTVLVTGGSLGAQAVNATIAAAAPVLVAAGAQVLHLTGTGKADAVQAALDAHAPEVRSAYHVRPYLAEMERAYACADLVVARAGAGTVSEVAALGIGAVYVPLPVGNGEQRLNAAPIVDGGGGLLVADADFTPDWVADRVVPLLIDSSALTAMGAAARAAGVPDGAARLADVVTAVALAGRSR, from the coding sequence GTGAACCCGCTCCTCGCGCTGGCGGACGAGCTCCGCGCACGCGACGCCGAGACGAGGGTGGCGGTGCTCGGCACGTCGAGCGGGCTGGAGGCGCGCCTCGTGCCGGACCGCGGCTACGAGCTCGTCACGATCGAGCGCGTCCCGTTCCCGCGCCGCCCGGACGCCGACCTCGTGCGGTTCCCGGGGCGGTACCGGCGGGCGGTCCGGGAAGCCGGCGCTGCCATCGCCGCGATCGAGGCGGACGTCGTCGTCGGGTTCGGCGGGTACGTCGCCACCCCCGCCTACTCCGCGGCCCGGCGCGCGCACGTCCCCGCCGTCGTCCACGAGCAGAACGCCCGGCCCGGCCTGGCGAACCGGCTCGGTGCCCGGCATGCCGCCGCCGTCGCCGTGACGTTCCCGGGCACGCCGCTGCACGCGCGGCGGGGCTCGACGACGGTGACCGGGCTCCCGCTGCGCCCCGAGGTCGCGAGCCTCGTGGCGGCCCGCGGTCAGGTGGACGCCGCTCTCGCGGCGCGCCGGGCGGGTGCGCAGGAGCTCGGCCTCGACCCGGCCCGCACGACGGTGCTCGTGACCGGTGGGTCGCTGGGGGCGCAGGCCGTCAACGCGACGATCGCCGCCGCGGCGCCCGTGCTCGTCGCCGCCGGGGCCCAGGTCCTGCACCTGACAGGCACCGGGAAGGCCGACGCGGTGCAGGCGGCGCTGGACGCGCACGCGCCCGAGGTGCGTTCCGCGTACCACGTCCGTCCCTACCTCGCCGAGATGGAGCGGGCCTACGCCTGCGCGGACCTCGTCGTGGCTCGCGCGGGCGCCGGCACGGTCAGCGAGGTCGCGGCGCTCGGCATCGGCGCCGTGTACGTGCCGCTGCCGGTCGGCAACGGGGAACAGCGCCTGAACGCCGCGCCGATCGTCGACGGCGGCGGGGGCCTGCTCGTCGCGGACGCCGACTTCACGCCCGACTGGGTGGCGGACCGCGTGGTCCCGCTCCTCATCGACTCCTCGGCCCTGACGGCGATGGGAGCCGCGGCCCGGGCAGCGGGGGTGCCCGACGGCGCGGCGCGGCTCGCCGACGTCGTCACAGCCGTCGCGCTCGCCGGGAGATCCCGATGA
- a CDS encoding FtsW/RodA/SpoVE family cell cycle protein, whose protein sequence is MTTLTPRRAPAPRRSRTAPAAGPHRASSARTARLAGWDSPVTSYYLIGGVAAVLLCLGLVMVLSSSTIDSMARTGSPFTGFLTQLQYAVIGVPLALVAARLPVVFFRRTAWFAMMGAAAMQLLVFTPLAVGEGGNNAWVELAPNVTFQPSEFAKLGLALWLGAVLAAKRSLLARWGHVIFPALVVSGAVLALVLVTNDLGTALVLVALVGGALWVAGVPMRMFAAAGLAVAAVVAFLAATSPNRVARIMALFGSTPLDPQGLGYQSRLAQQALGTGGIGGVGLGASREKWWGLPAAHNDFILAVIGEELGLLGTLLVLALFALLAVGVTRIIRRHPDPFVKITTGAIGAWILAQALVNIGVVIGVLPVIGIPLPLVSAGGSSLIVTLVALGILLAFARSEPGARVALEARRGTVRRGFAVLTSGMRHTGRATRASR, encoded by the coding sequence ATGACCACGCTCACCCCGCGCCGGGCGCCGGCACCGCGGCGCTCCCGCACCGCTCCGGCGGCAGGTCCGCACCGGGCGTCGAGCGCGCGCACAGCTCGGCTCGCCGGCTGGGACTCGCCGGTGACGTCGTACTACCTCATCGGCGGCGTCGCGGCGGTGCTGCTGTGCCTCGGGCTCGTCATGGTGCTGTCGAGCTCCACGATCGACTCGATGGCGCGGACCGGCTCGCCGTTCACCGGATTCCTCACGCAGCTCCAGTACGCCGTTATCGGGGTCCCGCTCGCGCTCGTCGCTGCGCGGCTCCCGGTCGTGTTCTTTCGCCGGACGGCGTGGTTCGCGATGATGGGCGCGGCGGCGATGCAGCTGCTGGTGTTCACGCCGCTCGCTGTCGGGGAAGGCGGCAACAACGCGTGGGTGGAGCTCGCGCCCAACGTCACGTTCCAGCCGAGCGAGTTCGCGAAGCTTGGCCTCGCGCTGTGGCTCGGCGCGGTGCTCGCCGCCAAGCGCTCGTTGCTCGCCCGCTGGGGGCATGTCATCTTCCCTGCGCTCGTCGTCTCGGGTGCCGTGCTTGCGCTCGTCCTCGTGACGAACGACCTCGGGACAGCGCTCGTGCTCGTCGCGCTTGTCGGGGGCGCCCTGTGGGTCGCAGGGGTCCCCATGCGGATGTTCGCGGCCGCCGGTCTGGCGGTCGCGGCGGTAGTCGCGTTCCTCGCCGCGACGTCGCCAAACCGGGTTGCACGCATCATGGCGCTGTTCGGCTCGACCCCGCTGGACCCGCAAGGGCTCGGGTACCAGTCCCGCCTCGCGCAGCAGGCGCTCGGTACCGGTGGCATCGGTGGCGTCGGGCTCGGCGCCTCGCGGGAGAAGTGGTGGGGTCTCCCGGCGGCGCACAACGACTTCATCCTCGCCGTGATCGGCGAGGAGCTCGGCCTGCTCGGCACCCTGCTCGTCCTCGCGCTGTTCGCGCTCCTCGCCGTCGGCGTCACGCGGATCATCCGGCGCCACCCCGACCCGTTCGTCAAGATCACGACGGGCGCGATCGGTGCGTGGATCCTCGCGCAGGCACTGGTGAACATCGGCGTCGTTATCGGCGTGCTGCCGGTGATCGGTATCCCCTTGCCGCTGGTCTCGGCCGGCGGGTCCTCGCTGATCGTCACGCTCGTCGCGCTCGGGATCCTGCTCGCGTTCGCGCGCAGCGAGCCCGGCGCCAGGGTCGCTCTCGAGGCCCGACGCGGCACCGTGCGGCGGGGCTTCGCCGTCCTCACGTCCGGGATGCGGCACACCGGGCGAGCAACGCGAGCGAGCCGGTGA
- the murD gene encoding UDP-N-acetylmuramoyl-L-alanine--D-glutamate ligase — protein sequence MSGSGGGPDRAAFSGARALVVGLGTSGEAAARVLAQLGAHVVAVDSRADVAARAAEALPGVTVLDADGDETALAERALATSPRLVVAGPGLAPSSPLLAVPRDAGLEIWSEVELAWRVRADDAPWLTLTGTNGKTTTVEMLSSILTADGRLAPAVGNVGTPISAVALYGAPDAHGVVRPPDAYAVELSSFQLHHTFTVEPTASACLNISPDHLDWHGTFDAYRADKARVYARTRAACVYSTWDPATRAMVEEADVAEGARAIGARLGVPGLGEVGLVEDVIVDRAFHAARHIEGVALAEADDLAHLARPGIGVPVHVLQNALVAAALARAAGVTPSAVATGLRAYAPGAHRIEAVAVLDGVTYVDDSKATNAHAASASLAALEPGRGVWIAGGLAKGATFDELVAARSDRLRGVVLIGVDATPWADALRRHAPEVPVIAVVPGETEDVMSAAVARARALARPGDTVLLAPAGASHDQFASYAARGDAFAAAVRALEGGRAGEVVP from the coding sequence GTGAGCGGCTCCGGGGGCGGTCCGGACCGCGCCGCCTTCTCCGGCGCCCGCGCCCTCGTGGTGGGCCTCGGCACGTCGGGCGAGGCCGCCGCACGAGTCCTGGCGCAGCTCGGCGCCCACGTGGTCGCGGTGGACTCGCGGGCCGACGTCGCGGCGCGGGCCGCCGAGGCGCTGCCGGGCGTGACCGTTCTCGACGCGGACGGCGACGAGACGGCGCTCGCCGAGCGGGCGCTGGCGACGTCGCCGCGCCTCGTCGTCGCCGGGCCCGGGCTCGCACCCTCGTCACCGCTGCTCGCGGTCCCGCGGGACGCCGGGCTGGAGATCTGGAGCGAGGTCGAGCTGGCGTGGCGCGTGCGCGCCGACGACGCCCCGTGGCTCACGCTGACCGGCACCAACGGCAAGACCACGACCGTCGAGATGCTCAGCAGCATCCTCACCGCCGACGGCCGGCTCGCCCCCGCCGTCGGCAACGTCGGGACCCCGATCTCCGCGGTGGCGCTCTACGGCGCCCCGGATGCGCACGGCGTCGTGCGGCCCCCGGACGCGTACGCCGTCGAGCTCTCCAGCTTCCAGCTCCACCACACGTTCACCGTCGAACCGACGGCGAGCGCGTGCCTCAACATCTCGCCGGACCATCTCGACTGGCACGGCACGTTCGACGCGTACCGGGCGGACAAGGCCCGCGTCTACGCCCGCACCCGGGCGGCGTGCGTGTACTCGACGTGGGACCCGGCGACCCGCGCGATGGTGGAGGAGGCGGACGTCGCCGAGGGGGCGCGCGCGATCGGTGCCCGCCTCGGAGTCCCGGGTCTCGGCGAGGTCGGGCTCGTCGAGGACGTGATCGTCGACCGCGCGTTCCACGCGGCGCGCCACATCGAGGGCGTCGCGCTCGCCGAGGCCGACGACCTGGCCCATCTCGCCCGCCCTGGCATCGGCGTCCCGGTCCACGTCCTGCAGAACGCGCTCGTCGCGGCGGCGCTCGCCCGCGCGGCGGGAGTCACGCCGTCGGCGGTCGCCACCGGGCTCCGCGCGTACGCGCCGGGGGCGCACCGCATCGAGGCGGTCGCCGTGCTCGACGGCGTCACGTACGTCGACGACTCGAAGGCCACCAACGCGCACGCGGCGTCCGCGTCGCTCGCCGCCCTCGAGCCCGGCCGCGGGGTCTGGATCGCGGGCGGACTGGCGAAGGGTGCGACGTTCGACGAGCTCGTGGCGGCGCGGTCCGACCGGCTGCGCGGCGTCGTCCTCATCGGCGTCGACGCCACGCCGTGGGCCGACGCCCTGCGGCGACACGCGCCCGAGGTCCCCGTGATCGCCGTCGTGCCCGGTGAGACTGAGGACGTGATGTCCGCCGCCGTCGCCCGCGCCCGCGCCCTCGCCCGGCCCGGCGACACGGTGCTGCTCGCACCGGCCGGCGCGTCGCACGACCAGTTCGCCTCCTACGCCGCGCGCGGCGACGCGTTCGCCGCGGCCGTCCGGGCGCTCGAGGGCGGCCGCGCGGGGGAGGTCGTCCCATGA